One Penaeus vannamei isolate JL-2024 chromosome 27, ASM4276789v1, whole genome shotgun sequence genomic window carries:
- the LOC113811019 gene encoding cuticle protein AM1199: MWYIKVFPPTLQSIFASITNMNTLAVFVCLAAVAAASPQFRNQPRQTFQDERQVAILRDDRQDSGDGNFNYNFEAENGISVSASGTPGSEGQSNMQGSYRFTLPDGTIAEVRYVADEFGFRAESPLIPTPHPLPAHAIEQIRFAEEQRARGITF; this comes from the exons ATGTGGTATATAAAGGTCTTCCCACCAACACTGCAGAGTATCTTTGCCAGCATCACCAACATGAACACTTTG GCTGTCTTCGTCTGCCTCGCCGCCGTGGCCGCCGCCTCCCCGCAGTTCAGGAATCAGCCCCGCCAGACCTTCCAGGACGAGCGTCAGGTGGCCATCTTGAGGGACGACCGCCAGGACTCCGGCGACGGCAACTTCAACTACAACTTCGAGGCCGAGAATGGAATCAGCGTTTCTGCCTCAGGAACCCCAGGCTCTGAGGGCCAGAGCAACATGCAAGGCAGCTACAG ATTCACCCTTCCCGACGGAACCATCGCCGAAGTGAGATACGTCGCCGACGAGTTCGGATTCCGCGCCgagtcccccctcatccccaccccccaccccctccccgcccacgccatcGAACAGATCCGATTCGCCGAGGAACAGCGCGCCCGTGGCATCACCTTCTAA
- the LOC113811020 gene encoding cuticle protein AM1199, with translation MTITMNTLTVFVCLAAVAAASPQFRNQPRQTFQDERQVAILRDDRQDSGDGNFNYNFEAENGISVSASGTPGSEGQSNMQGSYRFTLPDGTIAEVRYVADEFGFRAESPLIPTPHPLPAHAIEQIRFAEEQRRRGITF, from the exons ATGACTATCACCATGAACACCTTA ACTGTCTTCGTCTGCCTCGCCGCCGTGGCCGCCGCCTCCCCGCAGTTCAGGAATCAGCCCCGCCAGACCTTCCAGGACGAGCGTCAGGTGGCCATCTTGAGGGACGACCGCCAGGACTCCGGCGACGGCAACTTCAACTACAACTTCGAGGCCGAAAACGGAATCAGCGTTTCTGCCTCAGGAACCCCAGGCTCTGAGGGCCAGAGCAACATGCAAGGCAGCTACAG ATTCACCCTTCCCGACGGAACCATCGCCGAAGTGAGATACGTCGCCGACGAGTTCGGATTCCGCGCCgagtcccccctcatccccaccccccaccccctccccgcccacgccatcGAGCAGATCCGATTTGCCGAGGAACAACGACGTCGCGGAATCACCTTCTAA
- the LOC113810997 gene encoding cuticle protein AM1199-like has translation MIITMNTLAVLVCLAAVAAASPQFRNQPRQTFQDERQVAILRDDRQDSGDGNFNYNFEAENGISVSGSGAPGSEGQSNMQGSYRFTLPDGTIAEVRYVADEFGFRAESPLIPTPHPLPAHAIEQIRVAEEQRRRGITF, from the exons atgatcatcaccatgaaCACCCTT GCTGTCCTCGTCTGCCTCGCCGCCGTGGCCGCCGCCTCCCCGCAGTTCAGGAATCAGCCCCGCCAGACCTTCCAGGACGAGCGTCAGGTGGCCATCTTGAGGGACGACCGCCAGGACTCCGGCGACGGCAACTTCAACTACAACTTCGAGGCCGAAAACGGAATCAGCGTTTCTGGTTCGGGAGCTCCGGGATCTGAGGGCCAGAGCAACATGCAAGGCAGCTACAG ATTCACCCTTCCCGACGGAACCATCGCCGAAGTGAGATACGTCGCCGACGAGTTCGGATTCCGCGCCgagtcccccctcatccccaccccccaccccctccccgcccacgccatcGAGCAGATCCGAGTTGCTGAGGAACAACGGCGTCGTGGAATCACCTTCTAA
- the LOC113811024 gene encoding cuticle protein AM1199: MIITMNTLAVLVCLAAVAAASPQFRNQPRQTFQDERQVAILRDDRQDSGDGNFNYNFEAENGISVSGSGAPGSEGQSNMQGSYRFTLPDGTIAEVRYVADEFGFRAESPLIPTAHPLPAHAIEQIRVAEEQRRRGITF, encoded by the exons atgatcatcaccatgaaCACCCTT GCTGTCCTCGTCTGCCTCGCCGCCGTGGCCGCCGCCTCCCCGCAGTTCAGGAATCAGCCCCGCCAGACCTTCCAGGACGAGCGTCAGGTGGCCATCTTGAGGGACGATCGCCAGGACTCCGGCGACGGCAACTTCAACTACAACTTCGAGGCCGAAAACGGAATCAGCGTTTCTGGTTCGGGAGCTCCGGGATCTGAGGGCCAGAGCAACATGCAAGGCAGCTACAG ATTCACCCTTCCCGACGGAACCATCGCCGAAGTGAGATACGTCGCCGACGAGTTCGGATTCCGCGCCgagtcccccctcatccccaccgcccaccccctccccgcccatgcCATTGAGCAGATCAGAGTTGCTGAGGAACAACGGCGTCGCGGAATCACCTTCTAA
- the LOC113811023 gene encoding cuticle protein AM1199-like: MNTLAVLVCLAAVAAASPQFRNQPRQTFQDERQVAILRDDRQDSGDGNFNYNFETENGISVSASGTPGSKGQSNIQGSYRFTLPDGTIAEVRYIADEAGFRADSPLIPTAPPLPAHALEQIRFAEEQRRRGITF; this comes from the exons ATGAACACCTTA GCTGTCCTCGTCTGCCTCGCCGCCGTGGCCGCCGCCTCCCCGCAGTTCAGGAATCAGCCCCGCCAGACCTTCCAGGACGAGCGTCAGGTGGCCATCTTGAGGGACGACCGCCAGGACTCCGGCGACGGCAACTTCAACTACAACTTCGAAACCGAAAACGGAATCAGCGTTTCTGCCTCAGGAACCCCAGGCTCTAAAGGCCAGAGCAACATCCAGGGAAGCTACAG ATTCACCCTTCCCGACGGAACCATCGCCGAAGTGAGATACATCGCCGACGAGGCCGGGTTCCGCGCtgactcccccctcatccccaccgctccccccctccccgcccacgccctcgagcAGATCCGATTTGCTGAGGAACAACGGCGCCGCGGAATCACCTTCTAA
- the LOC113810998 gene encoding cuticle protein AM1199, whose translation MFFHLHCTEHLPSTSIMKTIILACTFALALAVPQYGRPNPKHIAIVSEDRQDDGNGRFRYSFEAENGISVSAAGTPGSKGQSNIDGNFRFRLDDGRTAEVRYVADEFGYRPESPLIPTPHPLPAHAIEQIRFAEGQSRRSG comes from the exons ATGTTCTTCCACCTCCATTGCACAGAGCATCTTCCTAGTACCAGCATCATGAAGACG ATCATCCTCGCTTGCACCTTCGCCCTGGCTCTGGCGGTGCCTCAGTACGGACGCCCGAACCCGAAGCACATTGCGATTGTCAGCGAAGATCGGCAGGACGATGGCAATGGGCGCTTCAGGTATAGCTTCGAGGCTGAGAACGGCATCAGTGTGTCTGCGGCTGGCACTCCCGGGTCCAAGGGGCAGAGTAACATCGATGGGAACTTCAG GTTCCGCCTCGACGACGGCAGAACCGCCGAAGTCCGATACGTCGCCGACGAGTTCGGTTACCGCCCAGAGTCCCCCCtgatccccaccccccacccccttcccgcccATGCCATCGAGCAGATCCGCTTCGCCGAGGGGCAGAGTCGCCGCAGCGGTTAA